ACTctgagtttgttagcagctaggTACCGAACGACTCCTGGCTcagggaaaagaaccaatttgcGAGTGCAGTCTAATATCACATAATGATATAACATCCAATCCATATCGAGAATGatctcgagtgattgtagaggtaaaaaaaaatcaaattactGAAGAAATCTTTATTTTGAATAGTTACTTGACAATGTACATTCAACATTTACAGTCAAAGTCTTAACAGGtatggaaacaaccaaatcaaaaggcagAGAAGACACAattaacttcaaacgattcacacatTCCATATAAATGAAGGGATGGGTTGCCCTCGAATctaaaagtgcagttagagtgttatcCGCAATCACGCAGTCTCGTTGGATCAAATTGCTAGATGGATTTCCAGCTTCAGCACCCAcgcaataaacgcgtcctctagcagAAGGACGAGTAACCTTAGTTGAATTCACTACTGGTTCCACTTTTGGAGCCTTACAATCCTTTGCAAAGTACCCTGGCTTCTGGAAATTGTAGCAAATGAGACCCTTAGAGGTACAAGCATTAGCATAATGTTCatcttccccacatcggaaacatagATTCCcttgtcccaattgtcttccAAAATTCTGGTTCCCCAAGTGGTTCTTACCTCTGTTGTTGTTTTGTGGTATGTTATAGAGCTTTacaacttgttttcctttgttgttatgatggttcacccgactaggccccCCGAAACTAAAGTTCCCTCCTCGATTGGCCTCTCTTATTCATCATGTCCTCAAtctctctacatttttccactaaaacttggaaacgttgaattccccaTGGCAAGACAGAGTCTTGAATTTCATACTTCAGTCCATTTTGGAAACGACGACACATAAATTGTTCATCGACCTTTTCACGAAAGAACCTAAAATGTCTTGACAACGACTtaaacttagcagcatactcaCCCACTATCATATTCCCCTGGTTCAATATAAGAAAATCATCGCCCAACTTAGTCATGGTACTCAttggaaagtatttgtctaaaaacttccttttaaacgactcccagttcacctccttaTAAGCTGATCCCATCAAAAGTCTTGTATTCATCTTAATTTGATTATACCCAGAGAAACCAtccatttttt
This region of Cicer arietinum cultivar CDC Frontier isolate Library 1 chromosome 8, Cicar.CDCFrontier_v2.0, whole genome shotgun sequence genomic DNA includes:
- the LOC140919064 gene encoding uncharacterized protein, which encodes MDGFSGYNQIKMNTRLLMGSAYKEGNMIVGEYAAKFKSLSRHFRFFREKVDEQFMCRRFQNGLKYEIQDSVLPWGIQRFQKPGYFAKDCKAPKVEPVVNSTKVTRPSARGRVYCVGAEAGNPSSNLIQRDCVIADNTLTALLDSRATHPFIYMECVNRLKLIVSSLPFDLVVSIPVKTLTVNVECTLSNCTRKLVLFPEPGVVRYLAANKLRVSLREGTPEFLSLANVNANVSIVDVVLVKEYPDVFPTEISGLPSCEFWLEAVNFLGHVITKEGIVVDPTKIETVFAWKQPQTITYIRSFVRLAGYYMRFIEELMLLGFISLFLNGTLSRITKIRLRENWTHYMIFGSLVGKKDILDTARHLLGNIIDQQKKHLDIVLLRY